The following are encoded in a window of Gasterosteus aculeatus chromosome 5, fGasAcu3.hap1.1, whole genome shotgun sequence genomic DNA:
- the zranb1a gene encoding ubiquitin thioesterase ZRANB1: MTEQKVKWSCDYCTYENWPSAVKCTMCRAQRPRGPIITEEPYKNSPDLDHGLGWDPARTESGGHLLICPDSSARPRVRSAGMAEIANKWSCQMCTYLNWPRALRCTQCLCQRLRTSSPTESPHTSGSNAGCRPPRHSPVDTCEEYNDRNRLNTHPPHWTCTVCTYQNWPTTTKCVVCDHPKPSNQEAIELADSTEPTPVINEQDRARWRGGCSGGQGQRRSPPMPKREENVKMDFQRIGLAAGAMSSREEQDVDFKKLKQIRNRMRKTDWLFLNACAGVVEGDLAAIEAYKASGGDIARQLTADEVQLLSRSSAFDVGFTLVHLAIRFQRQDMLAILLTEVNQQAAKCIPSMVCPELTEQIRREIAASLHQRKGDFACYFLTDPVTFTLPADIEDLPPAVQEKLFDEVLDRDVQKELEEESPVINWSLELGTRLDSRLYALWNRTAGDCLLDSVLQATWGIYDKDSVLRKTLHDSLHDCSHWFYTRWKEWESWYSQSFGLHFSLREEQWQEDWAFILSLASQPGASLEQTHIFVLAHILRRPIIVYGVKYYKSFRGETLGYTRFQGVYLPLLWEQSFCWKSPIALGYTRGHFSALVAMENDGYDNRGAGANLNTDDDVTVTFLPLVDSERKLLHIHFLSAQEMGNEEQQEKLLREWLDCCVTEGGMLAAMQKSSRRRNHPLVTQMVEKWLDRYRQIRPCASLSDGEEEEDEDE; encoded by the exons ATGACCGAACAGAAAGTCAAGTGGTCATGTGACTACTGCACCTACGAGAACTGGCCGTCTGCGGTCAAGTGCACGATGTGCCGTGCGCAGAGGCCCAGGGGTCCCATCATCACGGAGGAACCTTACAAGAACAGCCCCGACCTGGACCACGGCCTGGGGTGGGACCCCGCGAGAACTGAGAGCGGCGGCCACCTCCTCATCTGCCCCGACTCCAGCGCCAGGCCGAGGGTCCGGTCAGCCGGCATGGCCGAGATTGCCAACAAGTGGTCTTGCCAGATGTGCACCTATCTGAACTGGCCCCGAGCGCTCCGCTGCACTCAGTGCCTGTGTCAGCGCCTGAGGACCAGCAGCCCCACCGAGTCCCCCCACACGTCCGGCTCCAACGCGGGCTGTCGTCCCCCCCGCCACTCTCCGGTGGATACCTGTGAGGAGTACAATGACCGAAACCGACTCAACACCCACCCGCCGCACTGGACATGCACCGTTTGCACTTACCAGAACTGGCCCACCACTACAAAGTGCGTGGTCTGTGACCACCCCAAGCCCAGCAACCAGGAAGCCATAGAGCTGGCCGACTCCACGGAGCCAACGCCCGTGATAAACGAACAGGACCGGGCTCGCTGGAGGGGCGGCTGCAGCGGAGGCCAGGGCCAAAGGAGGTCCCCTCCGATGCCCAAGAGGGAAGAGAACGTCAAAATGGACTTCCAGAGGATCGGGCTCGCCGCCGGAGCcatgagcagcagagaggagcaagACGTCGACTTCAAGAAGCTAAAGCAGATTAGAAATCGGATGAGGAAAACGGACTGGCTGTTCCTCAATGCATGTGCTG GCGTGGTGGAGGGAGACCTGGCCGCCATCGAAGCCTACAAGGCGTCCGGCGGGGACATCGCCCGGCAGCTCACCGCCGACGAGGTGCAGCTCCTCAGCCGGTCCTCGGCCTTCGACGTGGGCTTCACGCTGGTCCACCTGGCCATCCGCTTCCAGAGGCAGGACATGCTCGCCATCCTGCTCACCGAG GTGAACCAGCAGGCGGCTAAGTGCATCCCTTCCATGGTGTGTCCCGAGCTGACGGAGCAGATCCGCAGGGAGATTGCAGCGTCACTACATCAACGCAAAGGGGACTTTGCCTGTTACTTCCTCACTGACCCGGTCACCTTCACCCTGCCTGCAG ATATAGAGGACTTGCCGCCTGCTGTCCAAGAGAAGCTGTTTGATGAGGTTTTGGATCGGGACGTGCAGAAAG AGTTGGAAGAGGAATCTCCCGTCATCAACTGGTCTCTGGAGCTGGGCACGCGCTTGGACAGTCGCCTGTATGCCTTGTGGAACCGCACGGCCGGAGACTGTCTGCTGGACTCTGTCCTGCAGGCCACCTGGGGCATCTACGACAAGGACTCCGTCCTCCGCAAGACGCTCCACGACAGCCTGCATGACTGCTCCCATTG GTTCTACACGCGCTGGAAGGAGTGGGAGTCGTGGTACTCGCAGAGTTTCGGTCTGCATTTCTCCCTGAGAGAGGAGCAGTGGCAGGAGGACTGGGCCTTCATCCTGTCTCTGGCCAGCCAG CCCGGGGCCAGCCTGGAGCAGACGCACATTTTTGTTCTCGCACACATTCTTCGCAGACCGATCATAGTCTACGGAGTGAAGTACTACAAAAGTTTCCGTGGGGAAACGTTAGGATACACTCGTTTTCAAG gTGTGTACTTGCCTCTGTTATGGGAGCAGAGTTTCTGCTGGAAGAGCCCCATCGCGCTGGGCTACACGCGGGGCCACTTCTCGGCCCTGGTCGCCATGGAGAACGACGGCTACGACAATCGCGGGGCTGGCGCCAACCTCAATACAGACGATGACGTAACGGTGACTTTCTTGCCGCTGGTCGACAGCGAGAGGAAGTTGCTGcacattcacttcctgtctgcgcAAGAG ATGGGCaacgaggagcagcaggagaagctgctgagGGAATGGCTGGACTGCTGCGTGACAGAAGGAGGCATGCTGGCGGCGATGCAGAAGAGCTCTCGGCGCCGCAACCACCCACTCGTCACCCAGATGGTGGAGAAGTGGTTGGACCGATACCGCCAGATCCGCCCCTGTGCCTCTCTGTccgacggcgaggaggaggaggacgaagacgagTGA
- the hpdl gene encoding 4-hydroxyphenylpyruvate dioxygenase-like protein: MAALLTRLHHVSLNVSNAEKVTGDLVSKFKFSLFATRLTDGAKQLAVRKGAAVFVVTERPGRAGVGMNENGLHARAPRPPHVGTTPHNAGEPSGCLYDVSARHPVDTVNNVCFEVDDVQRSSRALRHLGCDFLVPPTTVHDRCGYVTYSVVKSIVGNVCHTLIDRTKYKGSFLPGFEGVGGDFRPPDADTSCPITHFDHITYVCHRKTTRQVMRWYEKLFGFQRFFIDGGEDVDEGFVINQEGIGLRLTAMEYWKCSEAGIALPSVDKKEPDCKFVIAESLSEQGRNQVDTFLEQHGAPGIQHIGLYTENIVSTTHAMADAGVQFFSPPQAYYMQVGKRQEIEEAGHSPQMLAKHGILLDTDLNRDRRSSVNRGYLLQVFTKPVFAEDTFFLELIERKGATGFGEGNIKALWRSVQAHMETHRGDSQGEESPKPARTSQVLVNPDEGNKIRVLLK, translated from the exons ATGGCGGCCCTGTTGACCCGGCTGCACCACGTTTCGCTCAACGTCTCCAACGCGGAGAAAGTCACCGGCGACCTCGTCTCCAAATTCAAGTTTAGCTTGTTCGCCACCAGACTGACCGACGGCGCCAAGCAGCTGGCCGTCAGGAAGGGGGCGGCCGTCTTCGTCGTGACGGAGAGACCCGGCCGGGCCGGCGTGGGAATGAATGAGAACGGGCTCCACGCGCGCGCTCCGCGGCCGCCCCACGTGGGGACAACACCGCACAACGCCGGGGAGCCGTCGGGTTGCCTCTATGACGTCAGCGCGCGTCACCCGGTGGACACCGTCAACAACGTGTGTTTCGAGGTGGACGACGTGCAAAGGTCATCCAGGGCTCTGCGCCATCTGGGCTGCGATTTCCTGGTCCCGCCCACCACGGTCCACGACCGGTGTGGTTACGTCACCTACTCGGTGGTCAAATCCATCGTGGGAAATGTGTGCCACACGTTGATTGACAGGACTAAGTACAAGGGTAGCTTCTTGCCCGGGTTCGAAGGCGTCGGGGGTGACTTCCGCCCGCCGGACGCGGACACGTCTTGtccaatcacacattttgatcaCATAACATACGTGTGTCACAGGAAAACAACCCGACAGGTCATGCGGTGGTACGAGAAGCTCTTTGGTTTTCAAAGGTTTTTCATTGATGG CGGTGAAGACGTGGACGAAGGTTTTGTGATAAACCAGGAGGGCATCGGACTGCGTCTCACCGCCATGGAGTACTGGAAATGCAGCGAAGCCGGCATCGCACTCCCCTCCGTCGACAAAAAAGAGCCCGACTGCAAGTTTGTGATCGCAGAATCCCTCTCTGAACAAG GAAGGAATCAGGTCGACACCTTCTTGGAGCAGCACGGCGCCCCGGGGATCCAGCACATTGGGCTGTACACGGAAAACATCGTGTCTACTACTCATGCGATGGCCGATGCCGGGGTCcagtttttctccccccctcaggCCTACTACATGCAG GTGGGCAAACGGCAGGAGATAGAGGAGGCGGGACACAGCCCCCAGATGCTGGCGAAGCACGGCATCCTCCTGGACACAGACCTGAACCGGGACCGCCGGTCCAGTGTAAACCGAGG GTACCTTCTCCAGGTGTTCACCAAGCCCGTCTTTGCAGAGGACACCTTCTTCCTGGAGCTGATAGAGCGAAAGGGGGCAACGGGTTTTGGTGAGGGGAACATCAAAGCGCTGTGGAGGTCCGTGCAGGCGCACATGGAGACGCACAGGGGCGATTCTCAAGGAGAGGAATCCCCGAAACCTGCACGAACCTCCCAGGTATTAGTCAATCCCGATGAAGGGAATAAAATAAGGGTGCTTTTgaaataa
- the LOC120818874 gene encoding C-terminal-binding protein 2 isoform X4 — protein MSLTDKHKVKRQRLDRICEGIRPQIMNGPMHPRPLVALLDGRDCTVEMPILKDLATVAFCDAQSTQEIHEKVLNEAVGAMMYHTITLTREDLEKFKALRIIIRIGSGYDNIDIKAAGELGIAVCNIPSAAVEETADSTLCHVLNLYRRNTWLYQALREGTRVQSVEQIREVASGAARIRGETLGLIGFGRSGQAVAVRAKVFGFNVIFYDPYLQDGLERSLGVQRVYTLQDLLYQSDCVSLHCNLNEHNHHLINDFTIKQMRQGAFLVNTARGGLVDEKALAQALKEGRIRGAALDVHETEPFTFAQGPLKDAPNLICTPHTAWYSEQASLEMREAAATEIRRAVTGRIPDSLRNCVNKEFFVTTAPWAVMDQPGVHHELNGAAYRYPPGVVGVAPGGIPGALEGMVPGGLPIAHTLPSGTHPSQAPSPNQPSKHGETREHLTEQ, from the exons gTATTCGGCCCCAAATCATGAACGGGCCGATGCACCCGCGCCCCTTGGTGGCGCTGCTGGACGGGCGCGACTGCACCGTGGAGATGCCCATCCTGAAAGATTTGGCGACTGTCGCCTTCTGTGACGCGCAGTCCACGCAGGAGATACACGAGAAG GTGCTCAACGAAGCCGTGGGAGCCATGATGTACCACACCATCACCCTCACCAGGGAGGACCTGGAAAAGTTCAAAGCCCTACGGATCATCATACGCATCGGCAGCGGATACGACAACATCGACATCAAGGCGGCCGGAGAGCTGG gTATCGCGGTGTGTAACATtccctctgcagctgtggagGAGACGGCGGACTCCACCCTGTGCCACGTCCTCAACCTCTACCGGCGAAACACCTGGCTCTACCAGGCTCTCCGCGAGGGCACGCGGGTCCAGAGCGTGGAACAGATCCGCGAGGTGGCGTCCGGCGCCGCCCGCATCCGTGGCGAAACCCTGGGCCTCATCGGCTTCG gTCGTTCGGGCCAGGCCGTGGCGGTGCGGGCCAAGGTCTTCGGCTTCAACGTCATCTTCTACGACCCGTACCTGCAGGACGGCCTGGAGCGCTCGCTGGGCGTCCAGCGCGTCTACACCCTGCAGGACCTGCTCTACCAGAGCGACTGCGTCTCCCTGCACTGCAACCTGAACGAACACAACCACCACCTCATCAACGACTTCACCATCAAACAG ATGCGTCAGGGCGCGTTCCTGGTCAACACCGCGCGGGGGGGCCTGGTGGACGAAAAGGCCCTGGCCCAGGCTTTGAAGGAGGGCAGGATACGCGGTGCCGCCTTGGACGTTCATGAGACGGAGCCCTTCAC ttTTGCCCAGGGTCCGCTGAAAGACGCTCCCAACCTGATCTGCACCCCGCACACGGCCTGGTACAGCGAGCAGGCCTCTCTGGAGATGAGGGAGGCCGCCGCCACCGAGATCCGGAGAGCCGTCACCG GCCGCATCCCCGACAGCCTAAGAAACTGCGTCAACAAGGAGTTCTTTGTCACCACGGCGCCGTGGGCCGTCATGGATCAACCGGGCGTCCACCACGAGCTCAACGGCGCCGCCTACAG aTACCCCCCGGGCGTAGTCGGAGTGGCTCCAGGGGGCATCCCCGGGGCGTTAGAGGGCATGGTGCCAGGTGGGCTGCCCATCGCCCACACCCTGCCCTCTGGTACACACCCCTCCCAGGCCCCGTCGCCCAACCAGCCCTCCAAACACGGCGAGACCAGAGAGCACCTGACCGAGCAATAG
- the LOC120818874 gene encoding C-terminal-binding protein 2 isoform X5, whose protein sequence is MELSVSSVPQSSTGIRPQIMNGPMHPRPLVALLDGRDCTVEMPILKDLATVAFCDAQSTQEIHEKVLNEAVGAMMYHTITLTREDLEKFKALRIIIRIGSGYDNIDIKAAGELGIAVCNIPSAAVEETADSTLCHVLNLYRRNTWLYQALREGTRVQSVEQIREVASGAARIRGETLGLIGFGRSGQAVAVRAKVFGFNVIFYDPYLQDGLERSLGVQRVYTLQDLLYQSDCVSLHCNLNEHNHHLINDFTIKQMRQGAFLVNTARGGLVDEKALAQALKEGRIRGAALDVHETEPFTFAQGPLKDAPNLICTPHTAWYSEQASLEMREAAATEIRRAVTGRIPDSLRNCVNKEFFVTTAPWAVMDQPGVHHELNGAAYRYPPGVVGVAPGGIPGALEGMVPGGLPIAHTLPSGTHPSQAPSPNQPSKHGETREHLTEQ, encoded by the exons gTATTCGGCCCCAAATCATGAACGGGCCGATGCACCCGCGCCCCTTGGTGGCGCTGCTGGACGGGCGCGACTGCACCGTGGAGATGCCCATCCTGAAAGATTTGGCGACTGTCGCCTTCTGTGACGCGCAGTCCACGCAGGAGATACACGAGAAG GTGCTCAACGAAGCCGTGGGAGCCATGATGTACCACACCATCACCCTCACCAGGGAGGACCTGGAAAAGTTCAAAGCCCTACGGATCATCATACGCATCGGCAGCGGATACGACAACATCGACATCAAGGCGGCCGGAGAGCTGG gTATCGCGGTGTGTAACATtccctctgcagctgtggagGAGACGGCGGACTCCACCCTGTGCCACGTCCTCAACCTCTACCGGCGAAACACCTGGCTCTACCAGGCTCTCCGCGAGGGCACGCGGGTCCAGAGCGTGGAACAGATCCGCGAGGTGGCGTCCGGCGCCGCCCGCATCCGTGGCGAAACCCTGGGCCTCATCGGCTTCG gTCGTTCGGGCCAGGCCGTGGCGGTGCGGGCCAAGGTCTTCGGCTTCAACGTCATCTTCTACGACCCGTACCTGCAGGACGGCCTGGAGCGCTCGCTGGGCGTCCAGCGCGTCTACACCCTGCAGGACCTGCTCTACCAGAGCGACTGCGTCTCCCTGCACTGCAACCTGAACGAACACAACCACCACCTCATCAACGACTTCACCATCAAACAG ATGCGTCAGGGCGCGTTCCTGGTCAACACCGCGCGGGGGGGCCTGGTGGACGAAAAGGCCCTGGCCCAGGCTTTGAAGGAGGGCAGGATACGCGGTGCCGCCTTGGACGTTCATGAGACGGAGCCCTTCAC ttTTGCCCAGGGTCCGCTGAAAGACGCTCCCAACCTGATCTGCACCCCGCACACGGCCTGGTACAGCGAGCAGGCCTCTCTGGAGATGAGGGAGGCCGCCGCCACCGAGATCCGGAGAGCCGTCACCG GCCGCATCCCCGACAGCCTAAGAAACTGCGTCAACAAGGAGTTCTTTGTCACCACGGCGCCGTGGGCCGTCATGGATCAACCGGGCGTCCACCACGAGCTCAACGGCGCCGCCTACAG aTACCCCCCGGGCGTAGTCGGAGTGGCTCCAGGGGGCATCCCCGGGGCGTTAGAGGGCATGGTGCCAGGTGGGCTGCCCATCGCCCACACCCTGCCCTCTGGTACACACCCCTCCCAGGCCCCGTCGCCCAACCAGCCCTCCAAACACGGCGAGACCAGAGAGCACCTGACCGAGCAATAG
- the LOC120818874 gene encoding C-terminal-binding protein 2 isoform X3: protein MSLTDKHKVKRQRLDRICEGKLMSIRPQIMNGPMHPRPLVALLDGRDCTVEMPILKDLATVAFCDAQSTQEIHEKVLNEAVGAMMYHTITLTREDLEKFKALRIIIRIGSGYDNIDIKAAGELGIAVCNIPSAAVEETADSTLCHVLNLYRRNTWLYQALREGTRVQSVEQIREVASGAARIRGETLGLIGFGRSGQAVAVRAKVFGFNVIFYDPYLQDGLERSLGVQRVYTLQDLLYQSDCVSLHCNLNEHNHHLINDFTIKQMRQGAFLVNTARGGLVDEKALAQALKEGRIRGAALDVHETEPFTFAQGPLKDAPNLICTPHTAWYSEQASLEMREAAATEIRRAVTGRIPDSLRNCVNKEFFVTTAPWAVMDQPGVHHELNGAAYRYPPGVVGVAPGGIPGALEGMVPGGLPIAHTLPSGTHPSQAPSPNQPSKHGETREHLTEQ, encoded by the exons gTATTCGGCCCCAAATCATGAACGGGCCGATGCACCCGCGCCCCTTGGTGGCGCTGCTGGACGGGCGCGACTGCACCGTGGAGATGCCCATCCTGAAAGATTTGGCGACTGTCGCCTTCTGTGACGCGCAGTCCACGCAGGAGATACACGAGAAG GTGCTCAACGAAGCCGTGGGAGCCATGATGTACCACACCATCACCCTCACCAGGGAGGACCTGGAAAAGTTCAAAGCCCTACGGATCATCATACGCATCGGCAGCGGATACGACAACATCGACATCAAGGCGGCCGGAGAGCTGG gTATCGCGGTGTGTAACATtccctctgcagctgtggagGAGACGGCGGACTCCACCCTGTGCCACGTCCTCAACCTCTACCGGCGAAACACCTGGCTCTACCAGGCTCTCCGCGAGGGCACGCGGGTCCAGAGCGTGGAACAGATCCGCGAGGTGGCGTCCGGCGCCGCCCGCATCCGTGGCGAAACCCTGGGCCTCATCGGCTTCG gTCGTTCGGGCCAGGCCGTGGCGGTGCGGGCCAAGGTCTTCGGCTTCAACGTCATCTTCTACGACCCGTACCTGCAGGACGGCCTGGAGCGCTCGCTGGGCGTCCAGCGCGTCTACACCCTGCAGGACCTGCTCTACCAGAGCGACTGCGTCTCCCTGCACTGCAACCTGAACGAACACAACCACCACCTCATCAACGACTTCACCATCAAACAG ATGCGTCAGGGCGCGTTCCTGGTCAACACCGCGCGGGGGGGCCTGGTGGACGAAAAGGCCCTGGCCCAGGCTTTGAAGGAGGGCAGGATACGCGGTGCCGCCTTGGACGTTCATGAGACGGAGCCCTTCAC ttTTGCCCAGGGTCCGCTGAAAGACGCTCCCAACCTGATCTGCACCCCGCACACGGCCTGGTACAGCGAGCAGGCCTCTCTGGAGATGAGGGAGGCCGCCGCCACCGAGATCCGGAGAGCCGTCACCG GCCGCATCCCCGACAGCCTAAGAAACTGCGTCAACAAGGAGTTCTTTGTCACCACGGCGCCGTGGGCCGTCATGGATCAACCGGGCGTCCACCACGAGCTCAACGGCGCCGCCTACAG aTACCCCCCGGGCGTAGTCGGAGTGGCTCCAGGGGGCATCCCCGGGGCGTTAGAGGGCATGGTGCCAGGTGGGCTGCCCATCGCCCACACCCTGCCCTCTGGTACACACCCCTCCCAGGCCCCGTCGCCCAACCAGCCCTCCAAACACGGCGAGACCAGAGAGCACCTGACCGAGCAATAG